In Quercus robur chromosome 11, dhQueRobu3.1, whole genome shotgun sequence, the following proteins share a genomic window:
- the LOC126705323 gene encoding uncharacterized protein LOC126705323 isoform X1, with translation MQSEIALFATTSSSKDGIEAEWHTIKVPDPEGPPPSSSPNVVTTIQKPLRPFSEVRLAWPYREHAVIGSRLYSLGGMNPDSEPHVADVSSPEFDRFLKVRSFDFSTPDDGWKPVATMTFPKRFEPPCLVLDDKLYVLGGIASDRYSTEVEAKGYGWMEVYDPVLNTWEPLPNPPLEFGFPLCVPLPVYYAALDSKNQILVAQNEGARYKATFYIYHVIDRCWTILEPRGRELRPHYPDPVFGKRSVVVDNTIYWGFVLDGYVFVQSFNIDTDLYFHGSLDTQLFLRDSEFEYPSCPILPLLHLADQTFCLFLFTLVDKMEYAGMVYLNCIVLDISLNPFKDEGKQQSKVEFDECYKYNFMGDSSKQLNISLVSVQRYPLRNIFWLHDALLLDHPTYMPMKKKPKLSHETSVMIKDN, from the exons ATGCAATCCGAGATCGCTTTATTTGCTACAACGTCAAGTTCGAAGGATGGAATAGAGGCAGAGTGGCATACCATTAAGGTCCCGGATCCAGAGggtcctcctccttcttcttcgcCAAATGTAGTAACTACCATCCAGAAACCGCTCCGTCCGTTTTCTGAAGTCAGGTTGGCTTGGCCATACAGAGAACATGCAGTCATAGGGTCCCGTCTGTATTCTCTTGGCGGCATGAATCCTGATTCTGAACCTCACGTCGCCGATGTAAGTAGCCCCGAATTCGATCGTTTTCTTAAAGTGCGCAGCTTTGACTTTAGCACTCCTGATGATGGTTGGAAACCTGTCGCTACCATGACTTTTCCTAAGAGGTTCGAACCTCCCTGCCTCGTCCTCGACGATAAGTTATATGTGTTAGGAGGCATTGCATCAGACAGATATTCAACAGAAGTAGAAGCAAAAGGGTATGGCTGGATGGAGGTTTATGATCCCGTTTTAAATACATGGGAACCCTTGCCCAATCCTCCTCTTGAGTTTGGGTTTCCACTCTGTGTTCCTCTTCCTGTTTATTACGCTGCTCTCGATTCTAAAAATCAGATTCTTGTTGCTCAAAATGAAGGTGCGAGGTATAAAGCTACATTCTATATTTATCATGTGATCGATCGATGTTGGACAATACTTGAGCCTCGCGGGCGCGAGCTACGTCCTCATTATCCTGACCCGGTTTTCGGAAAACGAAGTGTTGTTGTTGATAACACTATCTATTGGGGTTTCGTTCTAGATGGGTATGTCTTCGTACAATCTTTCAATATAGATACGGATCTGTACTTCCACGGAAGTTTGGACACTCAGCTATTTCTTCGGGATAGTGAATTTGAATATCCGAGTTGTCCAATATTACCTTTGCTCCATTTAGCTGATCAGACATTCTGCCTTTTCCTGTTCACCTTGGTTGATAAAATGGAATACGCTGGTATGGTATATCTTAATTGTATTGTACTTGATATCTCTCTAAATCCATTTAAAGATGAGGGCAAGCAACAGTCTAAAGTAGAGTTCGATGaatgttataaatataattttatgggGGATTCCAGTAAACAGCTTAATATTTCCCTTGTGTCCGTCCAAAGGTATCCCTTGCGTAATATCTTCTGGCTCCATGATGCTTTGTTGCT GGATCACCCAACTTATATGCCAATGAAGAAGAAACCAAAGCTATCACATGAAACAAGCGTAATGATCAAAGATAATTAA
- the LOC126705323 gene encoding uncharacterized protein LOC126705323 isoform X4, which yields MQSEIALFATTSSSKDGIEAEWHTIKVPDPEGPPPSSSPNVVTTIQKPLRPFSEVRLAWPYREHAVIGSRLYSLGGMNPDSEPHVADVSSPEFDRFLKVRSFDFSTPDDGWKPVATMTFPKRFEPPCLVLDDKLYVLGGIASDRYSTEVEAKGYGWMEVYDPVLNTWEPLPNPPLEFGFPLCVPLPVYYAALDSKNQILVAQNEGARYKATFYIYHVIDRCWTILEPRGRELRPHYPDPVFGKRSVVVDNTIYWGFVLDGYVFVQSFNIDTDLYFHGSLDTQLFLRDSEFEYPSCPILPLLHLADQTFCLFLFTLVDKMEYAGMVYLNCIVLDISLNPFKDEGKQQSKVEFDECYKYNFMGDSSKQLNISLVSVQRYPLRNIFWLHDALLLDRPKLLHETSVMIKDN from the coding sequence ATGCAATCCGAGATCGCTTTATTTGCTACAACGTCAAGTTCGAAGGATGGAATAGAGGCAGAGTGGCATACCATTAAGGTCCCGGATCCAGAGggtcctcctccttcttcttcgcCAAATGTAGTAACTACCATCCAGAAACCGCTCCGTCCGTTTTCTGAAGTCAGGTTGGCTTGGCCATACAGAGAACATGCAGTCATAGGGTCCCGTCTGTATTCTCTTGGCGGCATGAATCCTGATTCTGAACCTCACGTCGCCGATGTAAGTAGCCCCGAATTCGATCGTTTTCTTAAAGTGCGCAGCTTTGACTTTAGCACTCCTGATGATGGTTGGAAACCTGTCGCTACCATGACTTTTCCTAAGAGGTTCGAACCTCCCTGCCTCGTCCTCGACGATAAGTTATATGTGTTAGGAGGCATTGCATCAGACAGATATTCAACAGAAGTAGAAGCAAAAGGGTATGGCTGGATGGAGGTTTATGATCCCGTTTTAAATACATGGGAACCCTTGCCCAATCCTCCTCTTGAGTTTGGGTTTCCACTCTGTGTTCCTCTTCCTGTTTATTACGCTGCTCTCGATTCTAAAAATCAGATTCTTGTTGCTCAAAATGAAGGTGCGAGGTATAAAGCTACATTCTATATTTATCATGTGATCGATCGATGTTGGACAATACTTGAGCCTCGCGGGCGCGAGCTACGTCCTCATTATCCTGACCCGGTTTTCGGAAAACGAAGTGTTGTTGTTGATAACACTATCTATTGGGGTTTCGTTCTAGATGGGTATGTCTTCGTACAATCTTTCAATATAGATACGGATCTGTACTTCCACGGAAGTTTGGACACTCAGCTATTTCTTCGGGATAGTGAATTTGAATATCCGAGTTGTCCAATATTACCTTTGCTCCATTTAGCTGATCAGACATTCTGCCTTTTCCTGTTCACCTTGGTTGATAAAATGGAATACGCTGGTATGGTATATCTTAATTGTATTGTACTTGATATCTCTCTAAATCCATTTAAAGATGAGGGCAAGCAACAGTCTAAAGTAGAGTTCGATGaatgttataaatataattttatgggGGATTCCAGTAAACAGCTTAATATTTCCCTTGTGTCCGTCCAAAGGTATCCCTTGCGTAATATCTTCTGGCTCCATGATGCTTTGTTGCT